From the genome of Triticum aestivum cultivar Chinese Spring chromosome 3B, IWGSC CS RefSeq v2.1, whole genome shotgun sequence, one region includes:
- the LOC123069390 gene encoding B3 domain-containing protein Os01g0234100 isoform X1, which yields MAIGQSLKKKRGRPAGGGSPSVNKTERDKMVMEQKMALVHRRLALLDRESDKEADVAPTATMKKRGRLVNTKNDMEQKLNMSTPGLALVESGGSNSSKSDVDDDLVPMVRTVVAVVNCQKKCASVQGNFGSAMERAEEVLVKLPAEHPSFVKHMLHSHVVHGFWLGLPSDFCNKHLPKKDTAIVLEDEDGHNYDAKYLGAKQGLSAGWRGFAINHDIKVGDVVVFQLVSSAKFKVYILRANNYTTTDGAIGLLCLEAGKEKIPKEESSNDVKSDAGKEKIPKEESSNDVKSEAGKEKIPKEESSNDVKSEKKPKVAWSDSSNLASESITDGIKFSDTAIDFDDVNDFSSFSIVYDGLVIDCEFPDHLRKTYYELCCAQKSFLHKELLKGLNLTLVVGAIMETIDIAEGIRACKARAPSCKHFVVWKKNLQALKLLGMNVDFLLKRVDDLLSLPAPPRVPAEVKLERAHTVAKIKEVESRISSVKDTLEEIDMEMEEMESSAKMVDEMMQLLATAPW from the exons atgGCGATCGGTCAATCCCTCAAG AAGAAGAGAGGGAGGCCAGCAGGAGGAGGTTCCCCGTCTGTCAACAAGACCGAGCGAGATAAGATGGTCATGGAGCAGAAGATGGCACTGGTGCACCGAAGGCTCGCCTTGCTCGACAGAGAGAGCGACAAGGAAGCTGATGTTGCGCCGACGGCCACAATG AAGAAGAGAGGGAGGCTTGTCAACACCAAGAATGACATGGAGCAGAAGTTGAATATGTCAACGCCGGGGCTTGCCTTGGTTGAGAGCGGCGGCAGTAACAGCAGCAAGAGCGACGTAGATGATGATCTTGTGCCGATGGTGAGAACTGTG GTAGCTGTTGTTAATTGCCAAAAGAAATGTGCAAG CGTTCAGGGTAACTTTGGGTCTGCTATGGAGAGAGCTGAGGAGGTACTTGTGAAGTTACCAGCCGAACATCCTAGCTTTGTCAAGCATATGCTACATTCACATGTTGTTCATGGTTTTTGGCTG GGTCTACCGTCTGACTTCTGCAACAAGCATCTCCCAAAGAAGGACACTGCTATTGTGCTAGAAGATGAGGATGGGCACAACTATGATGCAAAATATCTAGGTGCCAAGCAAGGACTTAGTGCTGGCTGGAGAGGTTTTGCGATTAATCATGATATCAAGGTTGGAGATGTTGTAGTCTTTCAACTTGTCAGTTCAGCAAAGTTTAAG GTCTATATATTAAGAGCAAACAACTACACTACAACTGATGGAGCAATTGGTCTCCTGTGTCTGGAAGCTGGCAAGGAGAAGATACCGA AAGAAGAAAGTTCCAATGATGTCAAATCTGATGCTGGCAAGGAGAAGATACCGA AAGAAGAAAGTTCCAATGATGTCAAATCTGAAGCTGGCAAGGAGAAGATACCGA AAGAAGAAAGTTCCAATGATGTCAAATCTGAGAAGAAACCAAAGGTTGCTTGGAGCGATAGCAGCAACCTAGCCAGTGAATCAATAACAGATGGCATCAAATTTTCAGACACAGCCATCGATTTCGACGATGTGAATGATTTCAGCAGCTTCAGCATCGTCTACGACGGCCTGGTCATCGACTGCGAGTTTCCTGACCACCTGCGCAAGACGTACTACGAGCTGTGCTGTGCCCAGAAGTCGTTCCTTCACAAGGAGCTGCTCAAAGGGCTAAACCTCACACTCGTGGTGGGAGCGATCATGGAGACTATCGACATCGCGGAGGGCATCAGGGCGTGCAAGGCGCGCGCTCCTTCCTGCAAGCACTTTGTGGTCTGGAAGAAGAACTTGCAGGCCTTGAAGCTCCTGGGCATGAATGTGGACTTCCTGCTCAAACGCGTCGATGATCTCCTCAGCCTCCCTGCTCCACCTAGAGTCCCTGCTGAGGTAAAACTAGAGCGGGCACACACCGTTGCGAAAATTAAGGAGGTCGAGTCCAGGATTTCGAGTGTGAAGGACACTCTGGAGGAGATTGACATGGAGATGGAGGAGATGGAGTCCAGCGCGAAGATGGTGGATGAGATGATGCAGCTGTTAGCAACCGCGCCATGGTAG
- the LOC123069390 gene encoding B3 domain-containing protein Os01g0234100 isoform X3, protein MAIGQSLKKKRGRPAGGGSPSVNKTERDKMVMEQKMALVHRRLALLDRESDKEADVAPTATMKKRGRLVNTKNDMEQKLNMSTPGLALVESGGSNSSKSDVDDDLVPMVRTVVAVVNCQKKCASVQGNFGSAMERAEEVLVKLPAEHPSFVKHMLHSHVVHGFWLGLPSDFCNKHLPKKDTAIVLEDEDGHNYDAKYLGAKQGLSAGWRGFAINHDIKVGDVVVFQLVSSAKFKVYILRANNYTTTDGAIGLLCLEAGKEKIPKEESSNDVKSEAGKEKIPKEESSNDVKSEKKPKVAWSDSSNLASESITDGIKFSDTAIDFDDVNDFSSFSIVYDGLVIDCEFPDHLRKTYYELCCAQKSFLHKELLKGLNLTLVVGAIMETIDIAEGIRACKARAPSCKHFVVWKKNLQALKLLGMNVDFLLKRVDDLLSLPAPPRVPAEVKLERAHTVAKIKEVESRISSVKDTLEEIDMEMEEMESSAKMVDEMMQLLATAPW, encoded by the exons atgGCGATCGGTCAATCCCTCAAG AAGAAGAGAGGGAGGCCAGCAGGAGGAGGTTCCCCGTCTGTCAACAAGACCGAGCGAGATAAGATGGTCATGGAGCAGAAGATGGCACTGGTGCACCGAAGGCTCGCCTTGCTCGACAGAGAGAGCGACAAGGAAGCTGATGTTGCGCCGACGGCCACAATG AAGAAGAGAGGGAGGCTTGTCAACACCAAGAATGACATGGAGCAGAAGTTGAATATGTCAACGCCGGGGCTTGCCTTGGTTGAGAGCGGCGGCAGTAACAGCAGCAAGAGCGACGTAGATGATGATCTTGTGCCGATGGTGAGAACTGTG GTAGCTGTTGTTAATTGCCAAAAGAAATGTGCAAG CGTTCAGGGTAACTTTGGGTCTGCTATGGAGAGAGCTGAGGAGGTACTTGTGAAGTTACCAGCCGAACATCCTAGCTTTGTCAAGCATATGCTACATTCACATGTTGTTCATGGTTTTTGGCTG GGTCTACCGTCTGACTTCTGCAACAAGCATCTCCCAAAGAAGGACACTGCTATTGTGCTAGAAGATGAGGATGGGCACAACTATGATGCAAAATATCTAGGTGCCAAGCAAGGACTTAGTGCTGGCTGGAGAGGTTTTGCGATTAATCATGATATCAAGGTTGGAGATGTTGTAGTCTTTCAACTTGTCAGTTCAGCAAAGTTTAAG GTCTATATATTAAGAGCAAACAACTACACTACAACTGATGGAGCAATTGGTCTCCTGTGTCTGGAAGCTGGCAAGGAGAAGATACCGA AAGAAGAAAGTTCCAATGATGTCAAATCTGAAGCTGGCAAGGAGAAGATACCGA AAGAAGAAAGTTCCAATGATGTCAAATCTGAGAAGAAACCAAAGGTTGCTTGGAGCGATAGCAGCAACCTAGCCAGTGAATCAATAACAGATGGCATCAAATTTTCAGACACAGCCATCGATTTCGACGATGTGAATGATTTCAGCAGCTTCAGCATCGTCTACGACGGCCTGGTCATCGACTGCGAGTTTCCTGACCACCTGCGCAAGACGTACTACGAGCTGTGCTGTGCCCAGAAGTCGTTCCTTCACAAGGAGCTGCTCAAAGGGCTAAACCTCACACTCGTGGTGGGAGCGATCATGGAGACTATCGACATCGCGGAGGGCATCAGGGCGTGCAAGGCGCGCGCTCCTTCCTGCAAGCACTTTGTGGTCTGGAAGAAGAACTTGCAGGCCTTGAAGCTCCTGGGCATGAATGTGGACTTCCTGCTCAAACGCGTCGATGATCTCCTCAGCCTCCCTGCTCCACCTAGAGTCCCTGCTGAGGTAAAACTAGAGCGGGCACACACCGTTGCGAAAATTAAGGAGGTCGAGTCCAGGATTTCGAGTGTGAAGGACACTCTGGAGGAGATTGACATGGAGATGGAGGAGATGGAGTCCAGCGCGAAGATGGTGGATGAGATGATGCAGCTGTTAGCAACCGCGCCATGGTAG
- the LOC123069390 gene encoding B3 domain-containing protein Os01g0234100 isoform X4, whose product MAIGQSLKKKRGRPAGGGSPSVNKTERDKMVMEQKMALVHRRLALLDRESDKEADVAPTATMKKRGRLVNTKNDMEQKLNMSTPGLALVESGGSNSSKSDVDDDLVPMVRTVVAVVNCQKKCASVQGNFGSAMERAEEVLVKLPAEHPSFVKHMLHSHVVHGFWLGLPSDFCNKHLPKKDTAIVLEDEDGHNYDAKYLGAKQGLSAGWRGFAINHDIKVGDVVVFQLVSSAKFKVYILRANNYTTTDGAIGLLCLEAGKEKIPKEESSNDVKSEKKPKVAWSDSSNLASESITDGIKFSDTAIDFDDVNDFSSFSIVYDGLVIDCEFPDHLRKTYYELCCAQKSFLHKELLKGLNLTLVVGAIMETIDIAEGIRACKARAPSCKHFVVWKKNLQALKLLGMNVDFLLKRVDDLLSLPAPPRVPAEVKLERAHTVAKIKEVESRISSVKDTLEEIDMEMEEMESSAKMVDEMMQLLATAPW is encoded by the exons atgGCGATCGGTCAATCCCTCAAG AAGAAGAGAGGGAGGCCAGCAGGAGGAGGTTCCCCGTCTGTCAACAAGACCGAGCGAGATAAGATGGTCATGGAGCAGAAGATGGCACTGGTGCACCGAAGGCTCGCCTTGCTCGACAGAGAGAGCGACAAGGAAGCTGATGTTGCGCCGACGGCCACAATG AAGAAGAGAGGGAGGCTTGTCAACACCAAGAATGACATGGAGCAGAAGTTGAATATGTCAACGCCGGGGCTTGCCTTGGTTGAGAGCGGCGGCAGTAACAGCAGCAAGAGCGACGTAGATGATGATCTTGTGCCGATGGTGAGAACTGTG GTAGCTGTTGTTAATTGCCAAAAGAAATGTGCAAG CGTTCAGGGTAACTTTGGGTCTGCTATGGAGAGAGCTGAGGAGGTACTTGTGAAGTTACCAGCCGAACATCCTAGCTTTGTCAAGCATATGCTACATTCACATGTTGTTCATGGTTTTTGGCTG GGTCTACCGTCTGACTTCTGCAACAAGCATCTCCCAAAGAAGGACACTGCTATTGTGCTAGAAGATGAGGATGGGCACAACTATGATGCAAAATATCTAGGTGCCAAGCAAGGACTTAGTGCTGGCTGGAGAGGTTTTGCGATTAATCATGATATCAAGGTTGGAGATGTTGTAGTCTTTCAACTTGTCAGTTCAGCAAAGTTTAAG GTCTATATATTAAGAGCAAACAACTACACTACAACTGATGGAGCAATTGGTCTCCTGTGTCTGGAAGCTGGCAAGGAGAAGATACCGA AAGAAGAAAGTTCCAATGATGTCAAATCTGAGAAGAAACCAAAGGTTGCTTGGAGCGATAGCAGCAACCTAGCCAGTGAATCAATAACAGATGGCATCAAATTTTCAGACACAGCCATCGATTTCGACGATGTGAATGATTTCAGCAGCTTCAGCATCGTCTACGACGGCCTGGTCATCGACTGCGAGTTTCCTGACCACCTGCGCAAGACGTACTACGAGCTGTGCTGTGCCCAGAAGTCGTTCCTTCACAAGGAGCTGCTCAAAGGGCTAAACCTCACACTCGTGGTGGGAGCGATCATGGAGACTATCGACATCGCGGAGGGCATCAGGGCGTGCAAGGCGCGCGCTCCTTCCTGCAAGCACTTTGTGGTCTGGAAGAAGAACTTGCAGGCCTTGAAGCTCCTGGGCATGAATGTGGACTTCCTGCTCAAACGCGTCGATGATCTCCTCAGCCTCCCTGCTCCACCTAGAGTCCCTGCTGAGGTAAAACTAGAGCGGGCACACACCGTTGCGAAAATTAAGGAGGTCGAGTCCAGGATTTCGAGTGTGAAGGACACTCTGGAGGAGATTGACATGGAGATGGAGGAGATGGAGTCCAGCGCGAAGATGGTGGATGAGATGATGCAGCTGTTAGCAACCGCGCCATGGTAG
- the LOC123069390 gene encoding B3 domain-containing protein Os01g0234100 isoform X2 gives MAIGQSLKKKRGRPAGGGSPSVNKTERDKMVMEQKMALVHRRLALLDRESDKEADVAPTATMKKRGRLVNTKNDMEQKLNMSTPGLALVESGGSNSSKSDVDDDLVPMVAVVNCQKKCASVQGNFGSAMERAEEVLVKLPAEHPSFVKHMLHSHVVHGFWLGLPSDFCNKHLPKKDTAIVLEDEDGHNYDAKYLGAKQGLSAGWRGFAINHDIKVGDVVVFQLVSSAKFKVYILRANNYTTTDGAIGLLCLEAGKEKIPKEESSNDVKSDAGKEKIPKEESSNDVKSEAGKEKIPKEESSNDVKSEKKPKVAWSDSSNLASESITDGIKFSDTAIDFDDVNDFSSFSIVYDGLVIDCEFPDHLRKTYYELCCAQKSFLHKELLKGLNLTLVVGAIMETIDIAEGIRACKARAPSCKHFVVWKKNLQALKLLGMNVDFLLKRVDDLLSLPAPPRVPAEVKLERAHTVAKIKEVESRISSVKDTLEEIDMEMEEMESSAKMVDEMMQLLATAPW, from the exons atgGCGATCGGTCAATCCCTCAAG AAGAAGAGAGGGAGGCCAGCAGGAGGAGGTTCCCCGTCTGTCAACAAGACCGAGCGAGATAAGATGGTCATGGAGCAGAAGATGGCACTGGTGCACCGAAGGCTCGCCTTGCTCGACAGAGAGAGCGACAAGGAAGCTGATGTTGCGCCGACGGCCACAATG AAGAAGAGAGGGAGGCTTGTCAACACCAAGAATGACATGGAGCAGAAGTTGAATATGTCAACGCCGGGGCTTGCCTTGGTTGAGAGCGGCGGCAGTAACAGCAGCAAGAGCGACGTAGATGATGATCTTGTGCCGATG GTAGCTGTTGTTAATTGCCAAAAGAAATGTGCAAG CGTTCAGGGTAACTTTGGGTCTGCTATGGAGAGAGCTGAGGAGGTACTTGTGAAGTTACCAGCCGAACATCCTAGCTTTGTCAAGCATATGCTACATTCACATGTTGTTCATGGTTTTTGGCTG GGTCTACCGTCTGACTTCTGCAACAAGCATCTCCCAAAGAAGGACACTGCTATTGTGCTAGAAGATGAGGATGGGCACAACTATGATGCAAAATATCTAGGTGCCAAGCAAGGACTTAGTGCTGGCTGGAGAGGTTTTGCGATTAATCATGATATCAAGGTTGGAGATGTTGTAGTCTTTCAACTTGTCAGTTCAGCAAAGTTTAAG GTCTATATATTAAGAGCAAACAACTACACTACAACTGATGGAGCAATTGGTCTCCTGTGTCTGGAAGCTGGCAAGGAGAAGATACCGA AAGAAGAAAGTTCCAATGATGTCAAATCTGATGCTGGCAAGGAGAAGATACCGA AAGAAGAAAGTTCCAATGATGTCAAATCTGAAGCTGGCAAGGAGAAGATACCGA AAGAAGAAAGTTCCAATGATGTCAAATCTGAGAAGAAACCAAAGGTTGCTTGGAGCGATAGCAGCAACCTAGCCAGTGAATCAATAACAGATGGCATCAAATTTTCAGACACAGCCATCGATTTCGACGATGTGAATGATTTCAGCAGCTTCAGCATCGTCTACGACGGCCTGGTCATCGACTGCGAGTTTCCTGACCACCTGCGCAAGACGTACTACGAGCTGTGCTGTGCCCAGAAGTCGTTCCTTCACAAGGAGCTGCTCAAAGGGCTAAACCTCACACTCGTGGTGGGAGCGATCATGGAGACTATCGACATCGCGGAGGGCATCAGGGCGTGCAAGGCGCGCGCTCCTTCCTGCAAGCACTTTGTGGTCTGGAAGAAGAACTTGCAGGCCTTGAAGCTCCTGGGCATGAATGTGGACTTCCTGCTCAAACGCGTCGATGATCTCCTCAGCCTCCCTGCTCCACCTAGAGTCCCTGCTGAGGTAAAACTAGAGCGGGCACACACCGTTGCGAAAATTAAGGAGGTCGAGTCCAGGATTTCGAGTGTGAAGGACACTCTGGAGGAGATTGACATGGAGATGGAGGAGATGGAGTCCAGCGCGAAGATGGTGGATGAGATGATGCAGCTGTTAGCAACCGCGCCATGGTAG
- the LOC123069391 gene encoding uncharacterized protein isoform X2: MSSAVFKLVSTALVRRPGLGRVPPHLGLGQVLCTGAGAGAGAGAGAQLPPPARVDVPAMGAAASGFLPGQENYIIYMISQLRNDFMAEQRRLQDDSSMLLQEVKDMRRELISGKDLVAESRRVLEENVKVHQEVKDSRTTMKADIVSEGNRGMTADFKLYLGKMAIRILLAIFGLIFAGVSLALPYVWEFIHYYWNKTWDTLKPKDE; this comes from the exons ATGTCTTCGGCAGTTTTCAAGTTGGTGTCGACGGCGCTGGTGCGGCGGCCAGGCCTTGGCCGGGTGCCTCCTCACCTTGGGCTTGGCCAGGTGCTCTGCACTGGAGCTGGAGCTGGTGCGGGCGCAGGCGCCGGCGCTCAGCTGCCACCACCGGCACG GGTCGATGTGCCAGCCATGGGTGCTGCCGCATCCGGCTTCCTGCCTGGCCAGGAGAACTACATCATCTACATGATCAGCCAACTGAGGAATGATTTCATGGCTGAGCAACGGAGGCTGCAGGACGACAGCTCCATGCTCCTCCAAGAGGTCAAGGACATGAG GAGGGAGCTGATCAGTGGCAAGGACCTCGTTGCAGAGTCCCGCAGGGTGCTGGAAGAGAACGTGAAGGTCCACCAGGAGGTCAAGGACTCCCGCACCACCATGAA AGCGGACATTGTTTCCGAGG GCAATAGGGGCATGACTGCAGATTTTAAGTTGTACCTTGGGAAGATGGCAATAAGGATTCTCCTCGCAATTTTTGGGCTCATCTTCGCAGGAGTATCATTGGCGCTGCCGTATGTGTGGGAGTTCATCCACTACTACTGGAACAAGACATGGGATACCTTGAAGCCCAAGGATGAATAA
- the LOC123069391 gene encoding uncharacterized protein isoform X1, which yields MSSAVFKLVSTALVRRPGLGRVPPHLGLGQVLCTGAGAGAGAGAGAQLPPPARVDVPAMGAAASGFLPGQENYIIYMISQLRNDFMAEQRRLQDDSSMLLQEVKDMRRELISGKDLVAESRRVLEENVKVHQEVKDSRTTMKADIVSEGNKVRKEIQDFRTEIRGMTADFKLYLGKMAIRILLAIFGLIFAGVSLALPYVWEFIHYYWNKTWDTLKPKDE from the exons ATGTCTTCGGCAGTTTTCAAGTTGGTGTCGACGGCGCTGGTGCGGCGGCCAGGCCTTGGCCGGGTGCCTCCTCACCTTGGGCTTGGCCAGGTGCTCTGCACTGGAGCTGGAGCTGGTGCGGGCGCAGGCGCCGGCGCTCAGCTGCCACCACCGGCACG GGTCGATGTGCCAGCCATGGGTGCTGCCGCATCCGGCTTCCTGCCTGGCCAGGAGAACTACATCATCTACATGATCAGCCAACTGAGGAATGATTTCATGGCTGAGCAACGGAGGCTGCAGGACGACAGCTCCATGCTCCTCCAAGAGGTCAAGGACATGAG GAGGGAGCTGATCAGTGGCAAGGACCTCGTTGCAGAGTCCCGCAGGGTGCTGGAAGAGAACGTGAAGGTCCACCAGGAGGTCAAGGACTCCCGCACCACCATGAA AGCGGACATTGTTTCCGAGGGCAACAAGGTCAGAAAGGAGATCCAAGACTTCCGTACTGAAATCCG GGGCATGACTGCAGATTTTAAGTTGTACCTTGGGAAGATGGCAATAAGGATTCTCCTCGCAATTTTTGGGCTCATCTTCGCAGGAGTATCATTGGCGCTGCCGTATGTGTGGGAGTTCATCCACTACTACTGGAACAAGACATGGGATACCTTGAAGCCCAAGGATGAATAA